The Corvus hawaiiensis isolate bCorHaw1 chromosome 1, bCorHaw1.pri.cur, whole genome shotgun sequence genomic sequence CTACTGGGCCTGAGGCAGTGCAGGACTGCTATAAAAGGCAGCCCAAGTCTCTGCTCTCGCATCCActtctctcacctcctcctcaggAATCAGGTGAGTGGGAAGCCTCcaatccttctcctccttctcctcctgcttccagacCAGCTCTTTCCTGGCTGGAGGTCTCAGCTGATCAAGGCtgtcagagcccagggctggcagctgcttctgctgggagaaggcagggggGAGAAGATCTtgtgcagagagaggctgggactTGGCTGAGGTGGCTCCTGGGCTTTGAGGTGGGCACTGCAGTGTGGGCCAGGAggtgccttggctgcagggtgcttgggggcactgctgcttctcaagCGTCCTTAcattctgcttctccctgccctctgtgccaggtgcaCCTGTGACCCCGAGCCATGTCCTGCAacccttgctgccagccctgcggcccctgcccgctggccaacagctgcaatgagtgctgtgtcaggcagtgccagagctccacCGTGGCCATCCAGCCCTCCCCAGTGGTGGTGACCCTGCCcgggcccatcctcagctccttcccacagaacaccgtggtgggatcctccacctccgctgctgttggcagcatcctcagctctggcGGAGTGCCCATCAACTCTGGCGGCTTtgacatctcctgcatcaccaGCGGCTATGGCGGCAGATGCTGTCCCCCCTGCTAAATCTGCTGGCAACATCCTCGAGCAAGAACCTCCACGACCTCAGAACTTGGGGCTGGACTGAAGATGGATCTTGGGAACAACGGATTTAACCCCTTGgattactgctgttttcttccactctcttcccctccctccctttcctgtcaGCACCACTCAATGCCAGCCTACTGGGACCTGTTGGCCTCCCTCcgttcctctgcaggccaggCAGACGGACACCCCCACTGCACCTCAGTGGTTGCTCCTGGTGTCCTCTCTGAGCCTGTTCTTCCTTAGACTCAATAAAGTTGTTTTGCATCCAAACCTGggcctctgctttctccttccttgtgtGGCAACTCCTCCAGTGAGCTCAGGGCAAAAGGTGGACACAGCAGAGGGTGGACACTCCACGGTGGACTTTAATTTGTGCCTTTTCCATTGGAGCTGACAAACACATCCCTGGCTTCTCCAAAATGGTGACCAGCAGGAGAGGATGATGTTAAAAGGTCACCGGTGAGGGAATGGCAATCAGCAATGCCTGGGGATAGTCCACAACGTCCTCTCTTCAAACAGCTCCCTCACAATAAGCCTTCTGCCCACCTTCTGTCCAGACACGCAGGGCTGAGGGGTTTCACTGGCTCAACCAAGCATGAGAACAGAACCAAAATCCTCCTCACAtcgtgctggcagctgccactttttccccttctgggTGTGGGAGAGGAGCAAATCTTCCACCTTCTTGCCTCCACCTCCCAGACATGGTCAAACTCTTTTCGCCACATGCCTCGTGCTCTTTGACAGCATCCTTCTCCCATAGCTCCTGGCTCAGGACAAAGGCCACGGTGGCCACAGGACTCCCCCATCTCCACAGAGCCACCAGAACCCGGTAACCTCCAAGTTTCTCCATGAGGCAGGAGCAAGGAGCCCGGGAAAGAGCGGAGTGtcccaaggctgcctggaggcagCATCAAAGGGATGGCCTGGCTTTGGGACTGTCCTCGGTGTGCCGTGAGGGCCGTGGGCCTCTCCAGGTCCCTGCCGATAACGCGGGGCTGAGTGTGTGCGagtggctggcactgctgggcagggaagtcCCTACGAGGCTTGCAATGGCTGGGCTGAGACGTGAGCTCAGGCACAGCtatggacacacacacacacacacacagacacacaaacgGGCACTGACACATTGCCAGCCTGCCCAGGTGTGCACAGAGATGAACCCAGACGCACAGACCCCAGCAAACGTGCACAGGCGCACGGGCAGGGGGCTGCACACaagtgctctgccctgtgcacaaCCATCCCCGTGTAGGCCAGAGGCTCTCAGGGGGTGTTCCCACGAGTGCACAAGCCCAGGGATGTGCAGGCACTCGCAcacactggggcacagccacGCTGCCACGCACATTATTGCGGGGCAGCACATGGGGCACAGGCCATGGCAAGGGATGTgactcaggagctgctgggcagctcccagccagagcagggacacagcactccaagcAGGACAGAAGCTCAGGCAGCAGTGCTACAGGAGTCTCATGGATTGTGCAGGCCGAGGAGGAAGGCAAAGAGCTTCTACCCCATGGGAAAAGCACACAGGGGAGCCCTTGGGCGACAATTCAaagagcagagggctgggagcagatgaGGCCCTTCCAGTCAGCAGGAATTAGAATAAATCTGGCAGGGACAAATCACCAGAGTGCCCCAGGCTGGCATCACCTGCCTCCTTGGCATCCCTTCTGCAATTAAttcataatttcataatttctgcACACCAACACATCCTTGCCCTCAGGAAAACTGGAATCTCACATACCAGCTCTCAGAAGAAGTGTCCgtgagggaatgggaatgatgTAGGCCAGGAAACGCAAAGTCATGGTAGAGGGAACCAGCACGTCATGCCGTACCATTCCCAGAGATCTTTCCATTCATTGGGATCACACAGGAAATTTATCACTCAGGCAGCACGGACTTTGAGCCCTGAGGCACTGTGGGGCCAGCATAAAAGGCAGCCTAACTGGTGGCTGTCTCATCCACttctgtcacctcctgctccttgggaACCAGGTGAGTTGGAAGCCCCTTTCTCCTCCACCCTCTCTAGGACAGGGTTGAGCTTTCCAGCCCTTGTTCCCGCTCCTTGTTCTTCTGGGGTGTTCTCCGATGGTGCTCGTgtgggcagaggggagagcGTGTGTTCTGGCcagaggctgaggctgggctgaggTGCTTCTTTGcatccaggctgggcagcagcacggctggggctggctgagctCTGAAGGAGCGTGCTGGGCTGAGGCCCAGGATCCCCAGTTTGGGCCcgcacaggctggagctgcgCAAGCAGCAGGGGCCTTGTGTTGCTGGGGGTGCCTTGCGGGCTGTGTCTCAGGTGTGCGtgtgctctgcttcctccctgccctctgtgccaggtgcagcgCCAGGCTCGAGACATGTCCTGCCCTGAGAAGTGCCAGCAGTGCCGGCCCTGCAacccttgctgccagccctgcggcccctgcccgctggccaacagctgcaatgagtgctgtgtcaggcagtgccagagctccacCGTCGTCATTGAGCCgcctgctgtgctggtgaccctgcccgggcccatcctcagctccttcccacagaacaccgtggtgggatcctccacctccgctgccgttggcagcatcctcagctctgaaGGAGTGCCCATCAGCTCCGGGGGCTTtgacatctcctgcatcaccaGCGGCTATGGTGAAAGATGTTGTCGTCCCTGCTAAAGCTGCTGCCGCCACCAACATCCTCAGGCAAGAACCTCCACGACCTCAGAACACGCTGCTGGACTGAAGACAGAACTTTAAGACTCTGGATTTAGAGCTTCTGCCTAttgtttcctctcctctcctcgcctctcctctcctctcttttttctcttccttttcatttcctgtcaGCACCGCTCAATGCCAGCCCTAGTGGGACCTGCTggcctccttccctctgcaggccGGCCAGATGGACACCCCCACTGCATCTTAgcggctgctcctggtgccctcTGTGagcctcctccttttcttcttttgactcAATAAAGTTGGTTTTGCATTCAAACTTTGGCCTCcgatttctccttcttcctgttGCAACTCTGCCTGTTTGCCCATTGGAAAAAGTGGAGGAAGCTGAGCGCTGGAATCCCGGCAGTGCAATtttctttgttccctttctCTTGGAGCTGACAAAGATGTGCCTCactgtgaggctggtgaggcactGTAGGAAattgcccagaaaagttttgGATGCCTcaaccctggaagtgtgcaaggccaggttggacacctCTTTGATCGACCCGGTTTAGTGGGTGGCGTCAGTGCCCGTCTGCTGAGGGCAGCGGGAGTGGaaataaatgatctttaagttcccttccagcccagaccaTTTCTAATGACATACGCCTTCACAGAGGCATCACCAGAGTGACAAATGTGCTCAGTGTTGGGCAGCGCTGAGTCCCCTTTGGACACCCTTGGAACTGACTCAGTCAGACGCGGCGGGAGACGCTGCACTCCTCCCACAGAGCCCATTCCTGCAGCCTTATTTACAAAGTTGGCCTTCCTGAGCACCCACTACACATGAGGAAGCCCTGCTTCCCGGGAAGTGGCCAGCCATCACTTGCTGAGGGAAGTTggacataaaattatttatttttctgcttttctcatacACGCATAacgctttgtgtttgctttagcaAACTGCCTTGTAACAAGCTCcaagttgttttctcttttattttctcttctctgtccacTGCACACATGGGATTGATAGAGTGGCTTGGTGAGCACCATCCATGCAGCCAAGGCCAACCTTGGGACAGCTGGTCATCCAGCCCAGGGCAAGAGCAGGAATGAGCTGCAGAAGCGGGCATGGGCTGTTGGCCAAAGGGAGACGTATTAGAGGGGAAGCAAGACCACAAAGCATATCTGAGCCACTTCCCGAATGCTCCAGAACACCAGGCTGCACATGAAAACTCATGTGCTCTCACgcagagatgagggagagaGGTGCATGTGTACAAGAAGAACAAGAGTGATGCCCTGAGAACTTTgccacaaacaaacccacaggaaTGACACAGGTTCACCTCACGTGCCCGCATGGAATGCCACCAGACCATGAAGCGAGCATTCTGACGACTCTGACGTGTTTATGTCCTGGAAATACTTAGGCCTCTCATCCCGGCCCTAACAGAAGTCTTCACACAGGAACGCACACGGCAGAAGCCAGGAAATGAAGAGGCCGCAGTGTAGGAAACgagggcacagcccctgccattAGCTGGGATGGTGCACATTTGCCATGAGCTGGTCACAAAATTATTACTTCCACCAAGGTGCTACTGGGCCTGAGGCAGTGCAGGACTGCTATAAAAGGCAGCCCAAGTCTCTGCTCTCGCATCCActtctctcacctcctcctcaggAATCAGGTGAGTGGGAAGCCTCcaatccttctcctccttctctcctcctgcttccagacCAGCTCTTTCCTGGCTGGAGGTCTCAGCTGATCGAGGCtgtcagagcccagggctggcagctgcttctgctgggagaaggcagggggGAGAAGATCTtgtgcagagagaggctgggactTGGCTGAGGTGGCTCCTGGGCTTTGAGGTGGGCACTGCAGTGTGGGCCAGGAggtgccttggctgcagggtgcttgggggcactgctgcttctcaagCGTCCTTAcattctgcttctccctgccctctgtgccaggtgcaCCTGTGACCCCGAGCCATGTCCTGCAacccttgctgccagccctgcggcccctgcccgctggccaacagctgcaatgagtgctgtgtcaggcagtgccagagctccacCGTGGCCATCCAGCCCTCCCCAGTGGTGGTGACCCTGCCcgggcccatcctcagctccttcccacagaacaccgtggtgggatcctccacctccgctgctgttggcagcatcctcagctctggcGGAGTGCCCATCAACTCTGGCGGCTTtgacatctcctgcatcaccaGCGGCTATGGCGGCAGATGCTGTCCCCCCTGCTAAATCTGCTGGCAACATCCTCGAGCAAGAACCTCCACGACCTCAGAACTTGGGGCTGGACTGAAGATGGATCTTGGGAACAACGGATTTAACCCCTTGgattactgctgttttcttccactctcttcccctccctccctttcctgtcaGCACCACTCAATGCCAGCCTACTGGGACCTGTTGGCCTCCCTCcgttcctctgcaggccaggCAGACGGACACCCCCACTGCACCTCAGTGGTTGCTCCTGGTGTCCTCTCTGAGCCTGTTCTTCCTTAGACTCAATAAAGTTGTTTTGCATCCAAACCTGggcctctgctttctccttccttgtgtGGCAACTCCTCCAGTGAGCTCAGGGCAAAAGGTGGACACAGCAGAGGGTGGACACTCCACGGTGGACTTTAATTTGTGCCTTTTCCATTGGAGCTGACAAACACATCCCTGGCTTCTCCAAAATGGTGACCAGCAGGAGAGGATGATGTTAAAAGGTCACCGGTGAGGGAATGGCAATCAGCAATGCCTGGGGATAGTCCACAACGTCCTCTCTTCAAACAGCTCCCTCACAATAAGCCTTCTGCCCACCTTCTGTCCAGACACGCAGGGCTGAGGGGTTTCACTGGCTCAACCAAGCATGAGAACAGAACCAAAATCCTCCTCACAtcgtgctggcagctgccactttttccccttctgggTGTGGGAGAGGAGCAAATCTTCCACCTTCTTGCCTCCACCTCCCAGACATGGTCAAACTCTTTTCGCCACATGCCTCGTGCTCTTTGACAGCATCCTTCTCCCATAGCTCCTGGCTCAGGACAAAGGCCACGGTGGCCACAGGACTCCCCCATCTCCACAGAGCCACCAGAACCCGGTAACCTCCAAGTTTCTCCATGAGGCAGGAGCAAGGAGCCCGGGAAAGAGCGGAGTGtcccaaggctgcctggaggcagCATCAAAGGGATGGCCTGGCTTTGGGACTGTCCTCGGTGTGCCGTGAGGGCCGTGGGCCTCTCCAGGTCCCTGCCGATAACGCGGGGCTGAGTGTGTGCGagtggctggcactgctgggcagggaagtcCCTACGAGGCTTGCAATGGCTGGGCTGAGACGTGAGCTCAGGCACAGCtatggacacacacacacacacacacagacacacaaacgGGCACTGACACATTGCCAGCCTGCCCAGGTGTGCACAGAGATGAACCCAGACGCACAGACCCCAGCAAACGTGCACAGGCGCACGGGCAGGGGGCTGCACACaagtgctctgccctgtgcacaaCCATCCCCGTGTAGGCCAGAGGCTCTCAGGGGGTGTTCCCACGAGTGCACAAGCCCAGGGATGTGCAGGCACTCGCAcacactggggcacagccacGCTGCCACGCACATTATTGCGGGGCAGCACATGGGGCACAGGCCATGGCAAGGGATGTgactcaggagctgctgggcagctcccagccagagcagggacacagcactccaagcAGGACAGAAGCTCAGGCAGCAGTGCTACAGGAGTCTCATGGATTGTGCAGGCCGAGGAGGAAGGCAAAGAGCTTCTACCCCATGGGAAAAGCACACAGGGGAGCCCTTGGGCGACAATTCAaagagcagagggctgggagcagatgaGGCCCTTCCAGTCAGCAGGAATTAGAATAAATCTGGCAGGGACAAATCACCAGAGTGCCCCAGGCTGGCATCACCTGCCTCCTTGGCATCCCTTCTGCAATTAAttcataatttcataatttctgcACACCAACACATCCTTGCCCTCAGGAAAACTGGAATCTCACATACCAGCTCTCAGAAGAAGTGTCCgtgagggaatgggaatgatgTAGGCCAGGAAACGCAAAGTCATGGTAGAGGGAACCAGCACGTCATGCCGTACCATTCCCAGAGATCTTTCCATTCATTGGGATCACACAGGAAATTTATCACTCAGGCAGCACGGACTTTGAGCCCTGAGGCACTGTGGGGCCAGCATAAAAGGCAGCCTAACTGGTGGCTGTCTCATCCACttctgtcacctcctgctccttgggaACCAGGTGAGTTGGAAGCCCCTTTCTCCTCCACCCTCTCTAGGACAGGGTTGAGCTTTCCAGCCCTTGTTCCCGCTCCTTGTTCTTCTGGGGTGTTCTCCGATGGTGCTCGTgtgggcagaggggagagcGTGTGTTCTGGCcagaggctgaggctgggctgaggTGCTTCTTTGcatccaggctgggcagcagcacggctggggctggctgagctCTGAAGGAGCGTGCTGGGCTGAGGCCCAGGATCCCCAGTTTGGGCCcgcacaggctggagctgcgCAAGCAGCAGGGGCCTTGTGTTGCTGGGGGTGCCTTGCGGGCTGTGTCTCAGGTGTGCGtgtgctctgcttcctccctgccctctgtgccaggtgcagcgCCAGGCTCAAGACATGTCCTGCCCTGAGAAGTGCCAGCAGTGCCGGCCCTGCAacccttgctgccagccctgcggcccctgcccgctggccaacagctgcaatgagtgctgtgtcaggcagtgccagagctccacCGTCGTCATTGAGCCgcctgctgtgctggtgaccctgcccgggcccatcctcagctccttcccacagaacaccgtggtgggatcctccacctccgctgccgttggcagcatcctcagctctgaaGGAGTGCCCATCAGCTCCGGGGGCTTtgacatctcctgcatcaccaGCGGCTATGGTGAAAGATGTTGTCGTCCCTGCTAAAGCTGCTGCCGCCACCAACATCCTCAGGCAAGAACCTCCACGACCTCAGAACACGCTGCTGGACTGAAGACAGAACTTTAAGACTCTGGATTTAGAGCTTCTGCCTAttgtttcctctcctctcctcgcctctcctctcctctcttttttctcttccttttcatttcctgtcaGCACCGCTCAATGCCAGCCCTAGTGGGACCTGCTggcctccttccctctgcaggccGGCCAGATGGACACCCCCACTGCATCTTAgcggctgctcctggtgccctcTGTGagcctcctccttttcttcttttgactcAATAAAGTTGGTTTTGCATTCAAACTTTGGCCTCcgatttctccttcttcctgttGCAACTCTGCCTGTTTGCCCTTTGGAAAAAGTGGAGGAAGCTGAGCGCTGGAATCCCGGCAGTGCAATtttctttgttccctttctCTTGGAGCTGACAAAGATGTGCCTCactgtgaggctggtgaggcactGTAGGAAattgcccagaaaagttttgGATGCCTcaaccctggaagtgtgcaaggccaggttggacacctCTTTGATCGACCCGGTTTAGTGGGTGGCGTCAGTGCCCGTCTGCTGAGGGCAGCGGGAGTGGaaataaatgatctttaagttcccttccagcccagaccaTTTCTAATGACATACGCTTTCACAGAGGCATCACCAGAGTGACAAATGTGCTCAGTGTTGGGCAGCGCTGAGTCCCCTTTGGACACCCTTGGAACTGACTCAGTCAGACGCGGCGGGAGACGCTGCACTCCTCCCACAGAGCCCATTCCTGCAGCCTTATTTACAAAGTTGGCCTTCCTGAGCACCCACTACACATGAGGAAGCCCTGCTTCCCGGGAAGTGGCCAGCCATCACTTGCTGAGGGAAGTTggacataaaattatttatttttctgcttttctcatacACGCATAacgctttgtgtttgctttagcaAACTGCCTTGTAACAAGCTCcaagttgttttctcttttattttctcttctctgtccacTGCACACATGGGATTGATAGAGTGGCGTGGTGAGCACCATCCATGCAGCCAAGGCCAACCTTGGGACAGCTGGTCATCCAGCCCAGGGCAAGAGCAGGAATGAGCTGCAGAAGCGGGCATGGGCTGTTGGCCAAAGGGAGACGTATTAGAGGGGAAGCAAGACCACAAAGCATATCTGAGCCACTTCCCGAATGCTCCAGAACACCAGGCTGCACATGAAAACTCATGTGCTCTCACgcagagatgagggagagaGGTGCATGTGTACAAGAAGAACAAGAGTGATGCCCTGAGAACTTTgccacaaacaaacccacaggaaTGACACAGGTTCACCTCACGTGCCCGCATGGAATGCCACCAGACCATGAAGCGAGCATTCTGACGACTCTGACGTGTTTATGTCCTGGAAATACTTAGGCCTCTCATCCCGGCCCTAACAGAAGTCTTCACACAGGAACGCACACGGCAGAAGCCAGGAAATGAAGAGG encodes the following:
- the LOC125335457 gene encoding feather keratin Cos1-1/Cos1-3/Cos2-1-like — its product is MSCPEKCQQCRPCNPCCQPCGPCPLANSCNECCVRQCQSSTVVIEPPAVLVTLPGPILSSFPQNTVVGSSTSAAVGSILSSEGVPISSGGFDISCITSGYGERCCRPC
- the LOC125335451 gene encoding feather keratin Cos1-2-like → MSCNPCCQPCGPCPLANSCNECCVRQCQSSTVAIQPSPVVVTLPGPILSSFPQNTVVGSSTSAAVGSILSSGGVPINSGGFDISCITSGYGGRCCPPC